The Geothrix sp. DNA segment GGCAGCACCTTCCTCGCCGAGGTGCGGCGTCTGGCCCCCCCCGAGGGTTCCGTGGACCTGCGCCTGGACGAACCCGCCGACCTCTATCCGAGCGTGCCGGGCTTCGACCAGGCGCCCATGCCCTTCGGCTCGGATGCGCCCGCGCTGCGCGCCCTGGTGCCGGATCGCACGGTGGTGCTGGCGGGGCCCGGCAGCATCACGGTGGCGCACACCCTCGACGAGCACCTGACCCTGGCCGACCTTGAGGCCGGGATGGACCTGAACCGGCGCCTGGCCCTGCATTTCCTGGGAGACTGAACCATGACCACGAAAATCCCCGTCACCGTTCTCGGCGCCACCGGTGTCGTCGGCCAGCGCTTCGTGCGCCGCCTGGCCAACCACCCGCTCTTCCGCGTGGAGCACCTCGCCGCCAGCGAGCGCAGCTCCGGCAAGCGCTACCGCGATGCCTGCGCCTGGCGCCTGGATGGCGAGGCCTATGGCGGCCTGGGCGACCAGATGATGGTGGACGGCACACCGGAGTTCGCGCTGTCGCCCGTGGTATTCAGCGCCCTGGACACGGGCCCCGCCAAGGAGCTGGAACCCCAGTTTGCCAAGGCCGGAGCCATGGTCTTCTCCAACGCCGCGGCTTTCCGCATGTCGCCCGACGTGCCCTTGCTGGTGCCTGAGGTGAACGCGCCCCACCTGGGCCTGCTGGACCTCCAGCGCCACCACCACGGCTGGAGCGGTGGCATCGTCACCAACGCCAACTGCACGGCCACCGTGCTGGTCATGGCCCTGGCCCCCCTGCACGAGGCCTTCGGCGTCGAGGCCGTGATGATGACCTCCATGCAGGCGATCAGCGGTGCCGGCTACCCCGGCGTGGCCAGCCTGGACATCCTGGGCAACGTCATCCCCTTCATCCGCAACGAGGAGCCCAAGGTCGAGGAGGAGACCCCCAAGATGCTGGGCCGCTTCACGGGCCAGGGCGTGGAACTGGCGTCCATGACCGTGAGTGCCCTCTGCCACCGCGTCCCTGTCATCGAAGGCCACACCGAGGCCGTGAGCGTGCGGCTGAAGG contains these protein-coding regions:
- the asd gene encoding aspartate-semialdehyde dehydrogenase gives rise to the protein MTTKIPVTVLGATGVVGQRFVRRLANHPLFRVEHLAASERSSGKRYRDACAWRLDGEAYGGLGDQMMVDGTPEFALSPVVFSALDTGPAKELEPQFAKAGAMVFSNAAAFRMSPDVPLLVPEVNAPHLGLLDLQRHHHGWSGGIVTNANCTATVLVMALAPLHEAFGVEAVMMTSMQAISGAGYPGVASLDILGNVIPFIRNEEPKVEEETPKMLGRFTGQGVELASMTVSALCHRVPVIEGHTEAVSVRLKGDPSIEAVRAAFLAWKPEPQQLGLFSAPAVPIHVHDLEDRPQVRRDVEKDEGMSVHVGRIRACPILGIKFALLGHNTERGAAGGSILNAELAHAKGYLR